A window of Paremcibacter congregatus contains these coding sequences:
- a CDS encoding TonB-dependent receptor plug domain-containing protein, which yields MSLKLNLHKTTAMSILFLALPTAGLNAVAQDNTAPMTIDEVVVTGSYIKRSGYDGKSPIQVFDKEKLSAMGAQNMIDVANNLTINSGSRFTNETGSLTGTSQFNIRGLGTGSTLTLINGRRGGIATVADAFGNQFFDVNQLPLAMIERIDFQTDGASATYGSQAVAGVANIITRKGFEGLELSGRYQDASNSSFEINLASGLKTDRASLNLYATVYNQTQNFRTDFDWLVERIHGNGDLTQSKLISSTGSPGTYKRAITDINGVINASGTALTDPDCEAAGGILKGSTCRHSFADQVSIIPDETRYQAFSEFEYDITEDVTFFSEVSFSHNEVARVSSSPLFRNGLVSNLNIYIPADHPFNFFKANDAGTGLIYVDPANWDPDTDVAVDLACQCRPFGDDTNGDSPSGLPNQNHYTLDYYRGALGVDWDINDDWNLSTSYVYALSTRNFLSDIGSNALALNTAILEGRFNPFGTSKANPTLISPKDGVSVAGNTIEDYEDFTHKSRSFTRTEQQVAEAVISGTIAEMEAGPVGVALGGQYRHEEYKYEPDSLVAKGLANSRDGDSAQAGTTNVYAAFAETIVPVTDTLEIQAAVRHESYGGTVGATTDPKIAARWQATDAIAFRASFGTAFQAPSTLQTGEANGVAFLDDPVSLIGGSLVCTDTGVTNNVAIRTSGSDSLKPTSANSVNVGVVVEPLDGMSISVDVWNFNYSDLIAQDANAQTLVSDECAGVSDGGTPNFDSRVTRTAEGNVRQVQLSFINTGSVKTNGLDFNLNYGIDTGNTGHLTFGVATSYVNKFDVETVDGAEIIRGAGNFNNRNAFKAMPKWRSNFRLGWVLDNHSANVSVRHISSYNNDQTSGDLEDRVGSYTAVDLRYSFLYEYENGSATELSIGANNVFDLDPPTLGEGNRPGYDSTTHDVRGRVLYVSAKQVF from the coding sequence ATGTCATTAAAGCTGAATTTACACAAAACGACCGCCATGTCCATACTGTTTTTGGCCTTGCCCACCGCGGGGCTGAACGCCGTAGCACAGGACAATACCGCGCCGATGACCATCGATGAGGTGGTGGTAACCGGATCCTATATCAAACGATCCGGCTATGACGGGAAATCGCCGATCCAGGTTTTCGACAAAGAAAAATTAAGCGCCATGGGCGCGCAGAATATGATCGATGTGGCCAACAATCTGACCATTAACTCAGGGTCGCGCTTTACCAATGAAACGGGATCCCTTACCGGGACTTCACAGTTTAACATTCGCGGTCTTGGTACCGGATCGACGCTGACCTTGATCAACGGCCGTCGTGGCGGCATTGCCACCGTGGCGGATGCTTTCGGTAATCAGTTTTTTGATGTCAACCAATTGCCTCTGGCGATGATCGAACGGATCGACTTCCAGACCGATGGCGCCTCCGCGACCTATGGTTCACAGGCGGTTGCCGGTGTGGCTAACATCATTACCCGCAAGGGCTTCGAAGGTCTGGAACTTTCCGGCCGTTATCAGGACGCCAGCAATTCCTCCTTCGAGATTAATCTGGCCTCCGGCCTGAAAACCGACCGGGCGAGCCTAAACCTGTACGCCACTGTCTATAATCAGACCCAGAACTTCAGAACGGATTTTGACTGGCTGGTGGAACGCATACACGGCAATGGTGACCTGACCCAGTCAAAACTGATTTCCTCCACAGGTTCCCCCGGGACCTATAAGCGAGCCATCACCGATATTAATGGTGTCATTAATGCCAGCGGGACCGCCTTAACCGACCCAGATTGTGAAGCCGCAGGCGGTATTCTCAAAGGCAGCACCTGTCGTCATAGTTTCGCAGATCAGGTTTCTATTATTCCGGATGAAACCCGTTATCAGGCCTTCTCCGAATTTGAATATGATATTACAGAAGACGTGACATTTTTCTCGGAAGTGAGTTTTTCTCACAATGAGGTGGCGCGGGTCAGTTCGTCTCCCTTGTTCCGCAATGGCTTGGTCTCAAATTTGAATATCTATATTCCCGCCGATCACCCGTTCAATTTTTTCAAGGCAAATGACGCGGGCACCGGCCTGATCTATGTTGACCCGGCAAATTGGGACCCGGATACTGACGTTGCAGTTGACCTGGCTTGCCAATGTCGCCCGTTCGGGGATGACACCAATGGCGATTCCCCGAGCGGGTTGCCCAACCAAAACCATTATACCCTCGACTATTACCGAGGCGCATTGGGCGTGGACTGGGATATCAATGATGACTGGAACCTAAGCACATCTTATGTCTATGCTCTGTCGACCCGTAATTTCCTCAGTGATATCGGCTCCAACGCTCTGGCGCTCAACACGGCTATTCTCGAAGGTCGCTTCAATCCGTTCGGAACATCTAAAGCCAACCCGACACTGATTTCGCCGAAAGACGGGGTTTCCGTTGCGGGTAATACAATTGAAGATTATGAGGACTTCACTCATAAATCTCGGAGTTTCACTCGGACAGAACAGCAGGTGGCGGAAGCCGTTATCAGTGGCACGATAGCCGAAATGGAGGCTGGTCCTGTCGGTGTGGCGCTCGGCGGACAATATCGCCATGAAGAATATAAATATGAACCCGACAGTTTGGTCGCCAAAGGCCTAGCCAACAGCCGCGACGGAGATTCGGCTCAGGCGGGAACCACCAATGTTTATGCGGCTTTTGCCGAAACCATCGTTCCTGTGACGGATACATTGGAAATTCAGGCGGCAGTCCGCCACGAAAGTTATGGCGGAACTGTAGGCGCCACCACGGACCCTAAAATTGCCGCCCGTTGGCAGGCAACCGATGCGATTGCCTTCCGTGCCTCTTTCGGTACGGCCTTCCAGGCGCCGAGCACTTTACAAACCGGTGAAGCCAATGGCGTCGCCTTTCTTGATGATCCCGTATCTCTCATTGGCGGTAGTCTGGTCTGTACCGATACCGGAGTTACCAACAATGTGGCGATCCGGACGTCCGGCAGTGACAGCCTGAAACCAACATCGGCCAACAGTGTCAATGTTGGGGTTGTCGTTGAACCGCTTGACGGCATGAGTATTTCCGTTGATGTCTGGAACTTCAATTATTCCGACTTGATCGCTCAGGATGCCAATGCGCAGACGTTGGTCAGTGACGAATGCGCCGGGGTATCGGATGGCGGCACGCCAAACTTCGATTCCCGAGTGACCCGTACGGCAGAAGGTAACGTTCGGCAGGTTCAACTGAGTTTCATCAATACCGGCTCGGTTAAAACCAATGGTCTTGATTTCAACCTGAACTACGGCATTGATACTGGCAATACCGGCCACCTGACTTTTGGTGTCGCGACCAGTTATGTGAACAAGTTCGATGTTGAAACCGTTGACGGCGCCGAAATCATTCGGGGGGCGGGAAATTTCAACAACCGCAACGCCTTTAAAGCCATGCCAAAATGGCGGTCCAATTTCCGTCTTGGCTGGGTTCTGGACAATCATAGCGCCAACGTCTCCGTCCGTCATATCAGCAGCTATAACAACGACCAGACCAGTGGCGACCTGGAAGATCGGGTCGGGTCATATACGGCTGTCGATTTGCGTTATAGCTTCCTGTATGAGTATGAGAACGGCAGCGCTACCGAACTCAGTATCGGGGCGAACAACGTTTTTGATTTGGATCCTCCGACCCTTGGTG
- a CDS encoding CocE/NonD family hydrolase: protein MQKPERRYKQDHNDIICLSNIMVPMRDGIQLATDIYMTQSAYVEKKALPVLLERTPYDKIGVSRAEYDARDLNSKTRVQVARWFAAEGYVCVMQDCRGRYRSEGRFEKYVNEAEDGADTLDWLMCQPWCNGRIGTMGLSYGAHTQTALACLNPEGLGAMFIDSGGFSSAYHSGIRQGGAFELKQATWAYRHALRSRAVQNDPDLKAALEKINISAWFSRMPWSRGDSPLSLAPEYENYLFDMWERGLYDETWRRPGLSALDHYDQFPDVPVAIIGSWYDPYVATCLTNYQALRERHQAPVRLVMGPWTHGDRSVTYAGDVDFGSGSILDGNISASYATLRRDWFDAALKDQMSDPFPAEVTYFRMGGGTGKPIKEGRLDHGGVWKTTDQWPPKSAIPLSLYLSPDMSLAPTSYRDAAACHGFDYDPHNPVPTKGGAITSGAPVMEGGGYDQGAAADRTDILSFETMPLEEDLEITGPVTATLWVSSNCKDTDFTIKLIDQYPVSADYPEGYALNITDGIFRLRYRAGWDREVLCIADEIYEITIEAFATSNLFKKGHRVRLDISSSNFPHYDLNANTGESHNSIYTTARNRVHFGPEHPSHICLSQMSRK from the coding sequence ATGCAAAAGCCCGAACGAAGATATAAGCAAGACCATAATGATATCATTTGCTTGAGCAATATCATGGTGCCGATGCGGGACGGCATCCAACTTGCCACCGATATTTATATGACGCAATCCGCCTACGTCGAGAAAAAGGCTCTTCCGGTGCTGCTCGAACGCACCCCTTATGACAAGATCGGCGTCAGCCGTGCAGAATATGACGCCCGGGACCTGAACTCTAAAACCCGTGTGCAGGTTGCCAGATGGTTTGCCGCTGAAGGATATGTCTGTGTCATGCAGGACTGCCGTGGTCGTTACCGGTCTGAAGGTCGTTTTGAAAAGTATGTTAACGAGGCCGAGGACGGGGCGGATACCCTGGACTGGTTGATGTGCCAGCCCTGGTGTAATGGCCGGATTGGCACGATGGGCCTGTCCTACGGCGCGCATACGCAAACCGCACTGGCCTGCCTTAACCCTGAAGGCTTGGGGGCCATGTTTATTGATTCCGGCGGTTTTTCAAGCGCGTATCACAGTGGCATCCGGCAGGGTGGCGCTTTTGAACTAAAACAGGCGACATGGGCCTACCGTCACGCTTTACGCAGTCGGGCGGTTCAAAATGACCCGGATCTCAAAGCCGCTCTGGAAAAAATAAATATCTCCGCCTGGTTCAGTCGAATGCCCTGGTCGCGGGGCGACTCTCCTCTCTCTCTTGCGCCGGAGTATGAAAATTACCTTTTTGATATGTGGGAGCGCGGTCTGTATGACGAGACATGGCGGCGGCCTGGCCTGTCCGCGCTTGATCATTATGATCAATTCCCGGATGTGCCCGTGGCGATTATCGGCAGTTGGTACGACCCCTATGTCGCCACCTGTCTGACCAATTATCAGGCCTTGCGAGAACGTCATCAGGCCCCGGTCAGGCTTGTGATGGGACCCTGGACGCATGGTGACAGGTCGGTGACCTATGCGGGGGATGTGGATTTCGGGTCGGGATCGATTCTGGATGGCAATATCAGTGCGAGCTACGCCACCCTGCGTCGGGACTGGTTTGATGCTGCTCTCAAGGACCAGATGTCAGACCCTTTTCCAGCGGAAGTTACCTATTTCCGCATGGGCGGTGGTACAGGAAAACCGATCAAAGAAGGACGTCTGGATCACGGGGGAGTATGGAAAACAACGGATCAGTGGCCGCCAAAGTCTGCCATCCCGCTTTCTCTCTACCTTTCGCCGGATATGTCCCTGGCCCCGACGTCTTATCGCGATGCGGCGGCTTGTCATGGTTTTGACTATGACCCCCATAATCCTGTTCCAACGAAGGGGGGGGCAATTACCTCCGGCGCGCCGGTCATGGAAGGTGGGGGGTACGACCAGGGCGCGGCGGCGGACAGAACAGACATCCTGTCCTTCGAGACGATGCCTCTGGAGGAGGACCTGGAGATTACAGGCCCCGTAACTGCGACCCTCTGGGTATCAAGTAATTGCAAAGACACGGATTTCACCATCAAGCTTATCGACCAGTACCCCGTCTCGGCGGATTACCCGGAAGGCTATGCGCTGAATATTACTGATGGCATCTTCCGCCTGCGGTATCGCGCGGGCTGGGACCGGGAAGTACTGTGCATCGCCGATGAAATTTACGAGATCACCATCGAAGCCTTCGCGACCAGTAACCTGTTCAAAAAAGGTCATCGTGTCCGGCTTGATATATCGAGTAGTAATTTCCCCCATTACGACCTTAACGCTAACACAGGAGAAAGCCATAATTCCATATATACAACCGCGAGGAACCGGGTTCATTTCGGCCCGGAACACCCTTCACACATCTGTCTTTCACAGATGAGCCGTAAATGA
- a CDS encoding YfcC family protein, giving the protein MNSKDQTRESPGEAPKTINPLVILLGILLFAMGMTYFIQSGSYQRDGKLVIPGSYEVIEKQISPVDLLRTNSVQEEKGAHPVSLIATAEAIPKGFEKTADLIFMVLIIGGMFGILRHSGAIDAGLERLLGLLRGNIYILIPVLMMVISAGSTFLGLASEYLLIIPIMVSMANRLGMSNVMGLAIVTVAVKAGYLSSVTNPIPLSIAQPLVGLQVFSGAQMRFMFYLVFISIGIAFVLFMMRRDKTIVSTPLVLSTEKLSHRHRGILLSLAAGIGFLVYGANQWHWNHQELTAYYIGLSIGFAVLAGNGASEAARAFVDGMKKVLLASMLIGVASAVAVVLEEGAILDSIVYGLTSLIAENQPYLSVIGMFFSQLLLDFLIPSTSGQAAISMPIMGPIGQLSGVSAQSTVLAFLFGNGITNMLTPTSGTLLAYLATAQVSWARWFKFIFPLWLIFIGVALLLLGVATVTGF; this is encoded by the coding sequence ATGAATTCCAAAGATCAGACCCGTGAGTCACCGGGAGAAGCCCCAAAGACCATAAATCCGTTGGTGATTTTGCTGGGCATACTGTTGTTCGCTATGGGCATGACCTATTTCATACAGTCGGGCAGTTATCAACGGGATGGCAAACTTGTCATTCCCGGCAGCTATGAGGTCATTGAAAAGCAGATCTCGCCTGTCGATCTGCTGCGTACAAATTCCGTCCAGGAAGAGAAGGGCGCGCATCCTGTTAGTCTGATCGCTACCGCCGAGGCGATCCCGAAGGGGTTTGAAAAGACAGCTGATCTGATTTTTATGGTGCTGATCATTGGTGGTATGTTCGGCATTTTGCGACATTCAGGCGCAATTGATGCCGGTCTTGAGCGGCTGCTCGGTTTACTGCGCGGCAATATTTATATTCTGATCCCGGTGCTGATGATGGTGATCTCGGCTGGCAGCACCTTTCTCGGGCTCGCCTCAGAATATCTTTTGATCATTCCGATCATGGTCTCCATGGCCAATCGGCTCGGCATGTCAAATGTTATGGGGCTCGCGATCGTCACAGTAGCGGTCAAGGCCGGTTATTTATCTTCCGTCACCAATCCAATCCCCTTGTCGATAGCTCAGCCGCTGGTCGGGCTGCAGGTTTTTAGCGGCGCCCAGATGCGCTTTATGTTCTACCTGGTCTTCATTTCGATCGGTATTGCCTTTGTACTTTTTATGATGCGCCGGGATAAAACCATAGTGTCGACCCCGCTGGTGCTCTCTACGGAAAAGCTGTCGCATCGCCATCGCGGTATCTTGCTCTCTCTTGCCGCTGGTATTGGTTTTTTGGTGTATGGCGCCAATCAATGGCACTGGAACCATCAAGAACTGACCGCGTATTATATCGGGCTGAGTATTGGTTTTGCCGTTCTCGCCGGAAATGGCGCCAGTGAAGCGGCGCGTGCGTTTGTCGACGGCATGAAAAAAGTGCTGCTCGCCAGCATGCTGATTGGTGTTGCTTCCGCTGTCGCCGTGGTGTTGGAAGAAGGGGCTATTCTTGATAGCATTGTTTATGGCCTGACGAGCCTTATTGCCGAAAACCAGCCTTACTTATCTGTTATAGGGATGTTTTTCTCGCAGTTGCTCCTGGATTTCCTGATCCCTTCCACCTCGGGTCAGGCCGCCATCAGCATGCCCATCATGGGACCCATCGGACAGCTATCCGGCGTTTCCGCCCAATCCACCGTGTTGGCGTTTCTGTTTGGTAATGGCATCACCAATATGCTCACCCCCACTTCGGGAACACTTCTGGCCTATCTCGCCACGGCGCAGGTCTCCTGGGCACGCTGGTTCAAATTTATTTTCCCTCTCTGGCTCATTTTCATTGGTGTCGCACTCCTGCTTTTGGGTGTTGCCACTGTGACAGGTTTCTAG
- a CDS encoding LysR family transcriptional regulator — protein MRKPPLNLKVLESFCAIMRVGTVTEAAKSLHLTQSAVSRQLAQLEDALGMSLFLRDKGRLLPLPEAHELFKEADFTLSGFDRIRHLAEDLQSLSVAKLRIVGTQGFIDGILAGAVTSFMMTFPDVKIFLDSRSAETVIEQVAGRAVDCGFVKSPLTNPLLSIEPMFSCGTVCAVKREHPLARLDVITARDLHDMPLILLGKGRSFTFRGFLQQAFHQAGAYMNIKAETHTVSTSCTLAAGGIGIAPVNELMAQSYRHMGLAFIPFHPVITHEFSFITSAQFPPSRVTQAFLAHCKKYFNQIKKPSQG, from the coding sequence ATGAGAAAGCCCCCGCTCAACCTTAAAGTCTTGGAAAGTTTCTGCGCCATTATGCGGGTGGGGACAGTGACAGAAGCCGCCAAAAGTTTACATCTGACCCAATCCGCCGTCAGCCGTCAACTCGCCCAGCTTGAAGATGCGCTGGGCATGTCTTTGTTTCTGCGCGACAAGGGGCGCCTGTTGCCTCTGCCGGAAGCTCATGAACTTTTCAAGGAAGCTGATTTCACATTATCCGGCTTTGATCGTATCCGCCATTTGGCGGAAGATCTGCAGTCTCTATCCGTCGCCAAGTTGAGAATTGTGGGCACTCAGGGATTTATCGACGGTATTTTGGCGGGCGCTGTGACCTCCTTTATGATGACATTTCCAGATGTGAAGATCTTTCTCGATTCCCGAAGTGCCGAAACGGTGATTGAACAAGTGGCCGGGCGGGCTGTGGATTGCGGCTTTGTCAAAAGCCCCCTCACCAATCCGCTTCTGTCTATTGAACCGATGTTTTCCTGCGGTACCGTTTGTGCGGTGAAGAGGGAACATCCATTGGCGCGTCTCGATGTTATTACCGCCAGAGACTTGCATGATATGCCTTTGATTTTGCTGGGCAAAGGGCGCAGCTTTACCTTTCGGGGTTTCCTACAGCAGGCCTTTCATCAGGCAGGGGCCTATATGAACATCAAGGCGGAAACCCACACGGTCAGCACAAGTTGTACCTTGGCTGCCGGTGGCATCGGCATTGCGCCGGTAAACGAATTGATGGCGCAGAGTTACCGTCACATGGGGCTGGCCTTCATTCCTTTTCATCCTGTCATTACCCATGAATTTTCATTCATAACTTCGGCACAGTTTCCTCCGTCACGGGTGACCCAGGCCTTTTTGGCCCACTGCAAGAAATATTTTAATCAAATTAAAAAGCCATCTCAGGGATAA
- a CDS encoding 3-keto-5-aminohexanoate cleavage protein, translating into MSEKQLDPPGKMMVMVAPNGARKTKNDHAALPISPEELGLCAQDILDVGASVLHLHVRDGQGRHSLDPDLYRVAISAIREQVGHKLILQCTSEAVGRYSADEQMNMVRQLRPEAVSLALKEICPSDDDIREASAFFHWCRAENIWPQYILYSPEEVARFEVLRKKGVFGEDNPSVLFVLGRYDANLTGDPNMLDQFLAEVDVVQIPWSVCCFGKTEGLTMAKVAEKGGHARVGFENNLHLANGSIASGNHALVAQLIPHIKSSNRILATADDIREMFFS; encoded by the coding sequence ATGAGTGAGAAACAACTAGATCCGCCAGGCAAGATGATGGTTATGGTGGCGCCGAATGGGGCCAGGAAAACCAAAAATGACCATGCCGCGCTGCCCATTTCCCCTGAAGAACTTGGCCTGTGCGCCCAGGATATACTCGACGTCGGGGCATCAGTATTGCATCTGCATGTCAGGGATGGTCAGGGGCGCCATAGCCTTGACCCGGATTTATATCGGGTGGCGATCAGCGCCATTCGTGAACAGGTTGGGCATAAGCTTATTCTGCAATGCACAAGTGAGGCGGTGGGGCGCTATTCTGCGGATGAGCAGATGAATATGGTTCGACAATTGCGTCCCGAAGCGGTGTCATTGGCCCTGAAGGAAATCTGCCCGTCAGATGATGATATCCGGGAAGCATCCGCGTTCTTTCACTGGTGCCGTGCGGAAAATATCTGGCCTCAGTATATCCTCTATTCCCCCGAGGAAGTGGCGCGTTTTGAAGTATTACGAAAGAAAGGCGTTTTCGGTGAAGATAATCCATCCGTCTTGTTTGTATTGGGACGGTATGACGCCAACCTTACGGGCGATCCGAATATGCTAGATCAATTTCTGGCGGAAGTAGATGTGGTCCAGATTCCCTGGTCTGTATGTTGTTTCGGCAAGACCGAAGGGCTTACAATGGCAAAAGTCGCCGAAAAAGGGGGGCATGCGCGGGTTGGTTTTGAGAATAACCTGCATCTTGCCAATGGGTCGATCGCGTCAGGCAACCATGCTCTTGTCGCGCAGCTTATACCGCATATAAAATCATCCAATCGTATATTGGCCACTGCCGATGATATTCGGGAAATGTTTTTTTCGTAG
- a CDS encoding aspartate aminotransferase family protein, with protein sequence MGHVFYRAPRHNYPIARQAEGVYIYDSCGNKYLDGSGGAAVSCLGHGNKYVIDAIKSQLDQVAFAHTAFFTNDPQEKLAHKLAQKFGETDAKVYFLSGGSEANETAIKLARQYWVSQGQHSKSIIISRHQSYHGNTLATLSLSGNPGRQKTYRPMLHDWPKVMPCHAYRYQTADESTQEYAERCAQSLEAEILQAGAENVAAFIAEPIVGATLGCVPAVKGYFRKIREICDKYGVLLILDEIMAGAGRSGTYFAFEQENVKPDMVTIAKGIGAGYQPLAAVICRGFIHENIVENCGVFEHGHTYIGHPTACAAGLAVLEVLEQENLLQNVQKMGDLLQTQLHEVFATHPNVADIRGRGLFVGIEFTLDKDRKKAPEPERGLPGKLKQAAMSNGLICYPGGGTADGVNGAHILLAPPFIYEENHIGELVEKLEKTINQQDFT encoded by the coding sequence ATGGGTCACGTTTTCTACCGCGCTCCTCGTCATAATTACCCGATAGCTCGTCAGGCTGAGGGGGTTTATATTTATGACAGTTGCGGCAATAAATACCTCGATGGCAGTGGAGGTGCGGCTGTATCCTGTTTAGGGCATGGCAATAAATATGTTATTGATGCCATAAAATCACAACTCGATCAGGTTGCCTTTGCCCATACGGCCTTCTTCACGAATGACCCACAGGAAAAACTGGCCCATAAGCTGGCCCAGAAATTCGGTGAAACGGATGCCAAAGTATATTTTCTGTCCGGGGGGTCGGAAGCCAATGAAACGGCCATAAAGCTTGCACGGCAATATTGGGTTTCTCAAGGCCAGCACAGTAAAAGCATTATTATCAGTCGCCACCAAAGCTATCATGGCAATACCCTCGCCACCCTGTCTTTAAGCGGAAATCCGGGGCGGCAGAAAACCTATCGCCCGATGCTGCATGATTGGCCCAAGGTCATGCCTTGTCATGCGTATCGTTATCAGACCGCTGATGAGAGCACACAAGAGTATGCCGAAAGATGTGCGCAGTCGCTTGAGGCGGAAATTTTGCAGGCCGGTGCGGAAAATGTAGCGGCTTTTATCGCGGAGCCGATCGTGGGAGCGACACTGGGTTGTGTTCCGGCTGTAAAAGGCTATTTCAGGAAAATCAGAGAAATTTGCGACAAATATGGCGTATTGCTTATTTTGGATGAGATCATGGCGGGGGCAGGCCGGTCGGGCACCTATTTTGCTTTTGAACAGGAAAATGTCAAGCCGGACATGGTGACGATTGCCAAAGGCATCGGGGCCGGCTATCAACCGCTCGCCGCGGTCATATGCCGCGGTTTCATACATGAAAATATCGTGGAAAACTGTGGCGTATTCGAGCATGGTCATACCTATATAGGCCATCCGACAGCCTGTGCGGCAGGTTTGGCGGTGCTAGAGGTTCTGGAACAGGAAAATCTGTTGCAAAATGTCCAGAAAATGGGGGATTTATTGCAAACGCAATTGCACGAAGTTTTCGCCACACATCCCAATGTTGCGGATATCAGGGGACGCGGTTTATTTGTCGGTATTGAGTTTACGCTGGATAAGGACCGAAAAAAAGCACCGGAACCGGAACGGGGTCTGCCCGGGAAGTTAAAACAGGCGGCGATGTCAAATGGCCTGATCTGTTACCCTGGGGGCGGTACGGCGGACGGCGTAAACGGAGCGCATATATTACTCGCGCCACCCTTTATCTATGAAGAAAATCATATTGGCGAGTTGGTCGAGAAGCTGGAAAAAACTATTAATCAACAGGATTTTACGTAA